One window of the Spea bombifrons isolate aSpeBom1 chromosome 8, aSpeBom1.2.pri, whole genome shotgun sequence genome contains the following:
- the LOC128503752 gene encoding gap junction delta-2 protein-like isoform X2, whose protein sequence is MLQLIQSHFRFSHRRGEDRILLTVVVIFRILIVAIVGETVYEDEQTMFMCNTLQPGCNQACYDRAFPISHIRYWVFQIILVCTPSLCFITYSVHQSAKQRDRRYSFLYPLLDKELPRDHRRMKNINGILMQNPDLSSKDEPDCLEVKEIPSTPKKTLKSAKVKRQEGISRFYIIQVFFRNALEIGFLAGQYFLYGFSVPPIFECDRYPCVKEVECYVSRPTEKTVFLVFMFAVSGICVLLNLAELNHLGWRKIKTAMRGVQARRKSVSEVRKKEPSTLAQVPTLGRTQSSESAYV, encoded by the exons ATGCTCCAACTCATACAGAGCCATTTCAGATTTTCCCACAGGAGGGGAGAAGATAG GATCCTGCTGACCGTGGTGGTGATCTTCAGGATCCTGATCGTGGCCATCGTGGGGGAGACGGTGTACGAGGACGAGCAGACCATGTTCATGTGCAACACGCTCCAGCCCGGCTGCAACCAGGCGTGCTACGACCGCGCGTTCCCCATCTCCCACATCCGCTACTGGGTCTTCCAGATCATCCTGGTCTGCACCCCCAGCCTCTGCTTCATCACCTACTCCGTCCACCAGTCGGCCAAGCAGCGCGACCGCCGCTACTCCTTCCTCTACCCGCTGCTGGACAAGGAGCTGCCCCGGGACCACCGCAGGATGAAGAACATCAACGGGATCCTCATGCAGAACCCGGACCTCTCGTCCAAGGACGAGCCGGACTGCCTGGAGGTCAAGGAGATCCCCAGTACCCCCAAGAAGACCCTCAAAAGTGCCAAGGTGAAGCGCCAGGAGGGGATCTCGCGCTTCTACATCATCCAGGTGTTCTTCCGCAACGCTCTGGAGATCGGCTTCCTGGCCGGCCAGTACTTCCTCTACGGATTCAGCGTGCCCCCCATCTTCGAGTGCGACCGCTACCCCTGCGTCAAGGAGGTCGAGTGCTACGTGTCGCGGCCCACCGAGAAAACCGTCTTCCTGGTGTTCATGTTCGCGGTGAGCGGCATCTGCGTCCTCCTCAACCTGGCCGAACTCAACCACCTGGGCTGGAGGAAAATCAAGACGGCCATGAGGGGGGTCCAGGCGCGGAGGAAGTCCGTCTCCGAGGTGCGCAAAAAAGAGCCGTCCACGCTGGCCCAAGTGCCGACGCTGGGGAGGACGCAGTCCAGCGAGTCGGCTTACGTGTGA
- the LOC128503752 gene encoding gap junction delta-2 protein-like isoform X1, with product MGEWTILERLLEAAVQQHSTMIGRILLTVVVIFRILIVAIVGETVYEDEQTMFMCNTLQPGCNQACYDRAFPISHIRYWVFQIILVCTPSLCFITYSVHQSAKQRDRRYSFLYPLLDKELPRDHRRMKNINGILMQNPDLSSKDEPDCLEVKEIPSTPKKTLKSAKVKRQEGISRFYIIQVFFRNALEIGFLAGQYFLYGFSVPPIFECDRYPCVKEVECYVSRPTEKTVFLVFMFAVSGICVLLNLAELNHLGWRKIKTAMRGVQARRKSVSEVRKKEPSTLAQVPTLGRTQSSESAYV from the exons ATGGGCGAGTGGACCATCCTGGAGCGCCTGCTGGAGGCTGCCGTTCAGCAGCACTCCACCATGATAGGGAG GATCCTGCTGACCGTGGTGGTGATCTTCAGGATCCTGATCGTGGCCATCGTGGGGGAGACGGTGTACGAGGACGAGCAGACCATGTTCATGTGCAACACGCTCCAGCCCGGCTGCAACCAGGCGTGCTACGACCGCGCGTTCCCCATCTCCCACATCCGCTACTGGGTCTTCCAGATCATCCTGGTCTGCACCCCCAGCCTCTGCTTCATCACCTACTCCGTCCACCAGTCGGCCAAGCAGCGCGACCGCCGCTACTCCTTCCTCTACCCGCTGCTGGACAAGGAGCTGCCCCGGGACCACCGCAGGATGAAGAACATCAACGGGATCCTCATGCAGAACCCGGACCTCTCGTCCAAGGACGAGCCGGACTGCCTGGAGGTCAAGGAGATCCCCAGTACCCCCAAGAAGACCCTCAAAAGTGCCAAGGTGAAGCGCCAGGAGGGGATCTCGCGCTTCTACATCATCCAGGTGTTCTTCCGCAACGCTCTGGAGATCGGCTTCCTGGCCGGCCAGTACTTCCTCTACGGATTCAGCGTGCCCCCCATCTTCGAGTGCGACCGCTACCCCTGCGTCAAGGAGGTCGAGTGCTACGTGTCGCGGCCCACCGAGAAAACCGTCTTCCTGGTGTTCATGTTCGCGGTGAGCGGCATCTGCGTCCTCCTCAACCTGGCCGAACTCAACCACCTGGGCTGGAGGAAAATCAAGACGGCCATGAGGGGGGTCCAGGCGCGGAGGAAGTCCGTCTCCGAGGTGCGCAAAAAAGAGCCGTCCACGCTGGCCCAAGTGCCGACGCTGGGGAGGACGCAGTCCAGCGAGTCGGCTTACGTGTGA
- the NOP53 gene encoding ribosome biogenesis protein NOP53, which yields MAAPGGRNVGRSDFLGFTPGAKGGQTGQQKRKRLNRNKKKTWKRHSDVRDVEEFLDDVRLQERTAGGLLAEKTDDSLFFLDTGEQEKDVAPRKKTRPLRIDLILQPDSKVPAPKDITSHQVPNGRKLKLKHEREAKLEAKGILPRPEKLLRAQLRNKRPRCIEEPNNNPARAFYDLWGEQNPLDAPLEGKDSWYLQQTRKSRVKRPDRLNAKPSQLPAVEIASSGASYNPTFESHQALLLQAHEDEVKRLREEEKVERQLNLPTAAEAATQESQFQELCEGLVEESEDEQVQEEQAGAGLGTMSLAQRERKTERQRKKEKEAKRLRARLEAEKCLRLRTQGLYQLRSIRSDLARRQAELTRRKKLREAKRKAAAFKPKRLGRLKYQEEAVQVKLSDELPGTLRRLKPEGSIAKDRFKSFQKRNLIEPRERAKFKRRLKVKYVEKRAFREVTL from the exons atggcggctcccggTGGCCGTAACGTGGGCCGGTCGGATTTTTTGGGGTTCACTCCAGGGGCGAAAGGCGGTCAAACGGGACAGCAGAAGCGGAAGCGGCTGAACCGGAACAAGAAGAAGACCTGGAAGCGGCACAGCGACGTCAGGGATGTGGAGGAGTTTCTCGACGATGTGCGGCTGCAGGAGAGAACGGCAGG GGGTCTGCTTGCGGAAAAGACGGACGACAGCTTGTTCTTTCTGGACACCGGAGAGCAGGAGAAAG ATGTGGCCCCCCGGAAGAAGACGCGGCCTCTGCGTATAGATCTCATCCTCCAGCCGGACTCCAAGGTGCCGGCCCCCAAAGA CATCACGTCTCATCAGGTACCCAACGGGCGCAAACTGAAGCTGAAACACGAACGTGAAGCGAAGCTGGAGGCGAAAGGCATTCTCCCCAGACCAGAGAAGCTGCTGCGAGCCCAACTCCGAAACAAGAGGCCGAGATGTATAGAGGAGCCCAATAATAACCCAGCGAGGGCCTTCTATGACCTGTGGGGAGAGCAGA ATCCTCTGGATGCTCCTCTGGAAGGGAAAGACAGCTGGTATCTTCAGCAGACAAGGAAGAGCCGAGTGAAG CGTCCCGACAGATTAAACGCCAAACCCTCGCAGCTCCCGGCCGTAGAGATCGCGAGCTCCGGTGCATCTTATAATCCTACGTTCGAGTCTCATCAG GCTCTGCTTCTCCAGGCTCACGAAGACGAAGTGAAGAGACTGAGAGAGGAGGAGAAAGTGGAGCGGCAGCTGAATCTGCCGACGGCCGCCGAAGCTGCCACCCAG GAGAGCCAGTTCCAGGAGCTCTGCGAGGGGCTGGTGGAGGAGTCGGAAGATGAGCAGGTCCAGGAGGAGCAGGCTGGCGCCGGGCTGGGCACGATGTCTCTGGCACAAAGAGAGAGGAAGACGGAGCGGCAGAGGAAGAAGGAGAAGGAGGCAAAGAGGCTG AGAGCCAGGCTGGAGGCAGAGAAGTGTCTGCGGCTTCGCACGCAGGGGCTCTACCAGCTGCGCTCCATCCGCTCCGACCTCGCGCGCCGGCAGGCAGAACTGACGCGCAGGAAGAAGCTGCGGGAAGCCAAGCGGAAAGCTGCAGCGTTTAAGCCCAAAAGACTGGGCCGTCTCAA GTATCAGGAGGAAGCTGTGCAGGTGAAGCTGAGCGACGAGCTGCCGGGGACGCTGCGCAGGCTCAAG CCGGAGGGCAGCATCGCCAAAGACAGATTCAAGAGTTTCCAGAAGAGAAACCTCATCGAGCCGCGCGAGAGAGCAAA GTTCAAGAGGCGGCTGAAGGTGAAATACGTGGAGAAACGGGCTTTCCGCGAAGTCAC GTTATAG
- the EHD2 gene encoding EH domain-containing protein 2 — MFSWMGKNQKEKQSPEVIHTVTEGLKDLYKKKLKPVEDLYRFHDFHSPALEDADFDNKPMVLVVGQYSTGKTTFIKYLLEQDIPGSRIGPEPTTDSFIAVMHGETEGVIPGNALMVDPNKPFRKLSPFGNTFLNRFMCAHLPNKVLESISLIDTPGILSGTKQRVCRGYEFPAVLQWFAERVDRIILLFDAHKLEISDEFSEAIRALSGNEDKIRVVLNKADMVETQQLMRVYGALMWSLGKVFNTPEVLRVYIGSFWAEPLMISDNRRLFELEEQDLFQDIQNLPRNAALRKLNDLVKRARLVRVHAHIISYLKKEMPMFRKDNKKKQLINMLPVIFAKIQLEHHISPGDFPDCEKMQKHLMVHDFKKFHSLKPQMIEALDEMLTVDIAKLMPLLRQEDLDTVDNLVQGGAFNGTHNGPFIEGIDGVYEGLDEDEWVVTKDKPKYDEIFFNLAPADGKLTGTKAKNWMVTTKLPNSVLGKIWKLSDVDRDGMLDDEEFALASHLIEVKLEGHGLPSELPRHLVPPSKRRQKGSAE, encoded by the exons ATGTTCAGCTGGATGGGAAAGAACCAGAAGGAGAAGCAGAGCCCAGAAGTGATCCACACGGTGACCGAAGGACTCAAAGATCTCTACAAGAAGAAGCTGAAGCCGGTGGAGGATCTGTACCGGTTCCACGACTTCCACTCCCCGGCGCTGGAGGATGCCGACTTCGACAATAAGCCCATGGTGCTGGTGGTGGGCCAGTACTCCACCGGCAAGACCACCTTCATCAAGTACCTGCTGGAGCAGGACATCCCCGGCAGCCGCATCGGCCCGGAGCCCACCACCGACTCGTTCATCGCCGTCATGCACGGGGAGACGGAGGGGGTGATCCCGGGGAACGCGCTCATGGTGGATCCCAACAAACCCTTCCGGAAGCTCTCGCCCTTCGGGAACACCTTTCTCAACAG GTTTATGTGTGCCCATCTGCCCAACAAAGTACTGGAAAGCATCAGTCTGATAGACACTCCGGGCATCCTGTCCGGCACCAAGCAGCGCGTGTGCAGAG GGTACGAGTTCCCCGCGGTGCTCCAGTGGTTCGCGGAGCGCGTGGACCGGATCATCCTCCTGTTCGATGCCCACAAGCTGGAGATCTCCGACGAGTTCTCCGAGGCCATCCGGGCCCTGAGCGGCAACGAGGACAAAATCCGCGTGGTCCTCAACAAGGCGGACATGGTGGAAACGCAGCAGCTGATGAGGGTCTACGGGGCCCTCATGTGGTCTTTGGGCAAAGTGTTTAACACCCCGGAGGTTCTGAGGGTCTACATCGGCTCCTTCTGGGCGGAGCCTCTAATGATCTCCGACAACCGGCGGCTCTTTGAGTTGGAGGAGCAGGATCTGTTCCAAGACATCCAGAACCTGCCCAGAAACGCAGCCCTGCGCAAGCTCAACGACCTCGTCAAGCGGGCCCGCCTGGTCAGG GTCCACGCGCACATCATCAGCTACCTGAAGAAAGAGATGCCGATGTTTCGGAAAGACAACAAGAAGAAGCAGCTGATTAACATGCTGCCCGTGATCTTCGCCAAGATCCAGCTGGAGCACCACATCTCCCCCGGAGACTTCCCCGACTGCGAGAAGATGCAG AAGCACCTGATGGTTCACGACTTCAAGAAGTTTCATTCCCTCAAGCCGCAGATGATCGAAGCCTTGGATGAGATGTTGACCGTTGACATCGCCAAGCTGATGCCTCTCCTGCGGCAGGAAGACCTGGATACTGTCGACAACTTGGTCCAAGGAGGAGCCTTCAACGGCACCCACAACGGTCCCTTCATTGAGGGGATTGACGGGGTCTACGAGGGTTTGGATGAGGATGAATGGGTGGTTACCAAAGACAAACCCAAGTACGATGAGATATTCTTCAACTTGGCCCCGGCTGACGGCAAACTGACCGGCACCAAAGCTAAAAACTGGATGGTAACCACCAAGCTGCCCAACTCGGTGCTGGGCAAGATCTGGAAGCTCTCTGACGTCGACCGCGACGGCATGCTGGATGATGAAGAGTTTGCCTTGGCCAGCCATTTGATTGAGGTCAAACTGGAAGGTCATGGGCTTCCCAGCGAGCTGCCGAGACATCTGGTCCCACCTTCCAAGAGAAGACAGAAAGGGTCTGCAGAGTAA